The genomic segment CATCGAGATTGCGACCGAACCACGACGGCAGTCCCCATGCGGTCGTGACCTCGTCATAGAACGCTTCGACTGAGTGCACGTCGGTCGTGTCGAGATGTAGTGCGCGCCAGCCAGCCGTCTCGGCCTCGCCCACCAGGTCCCGCTCCGGGTCGCCGCGCCAGCTGAACAGCCCTGGCGAGGTCGACCCTTCGAGCAGTGACGTGTACGAAGCGGTCATCACTTCACCAGCTTCGGCGGGTGGATGCGCTCGAACGAGCCGTAGTGGTCGTCGGTGTAGTAGTACTCGTCGCCCTCGCCGTGAACGATCCGCCGGGCTCCGCGGTCAGACTCGCCCGGTGTCGTCACGGTGTACTCACGCCAGTAGCCGCGCCCGTGCGCCGGCAGTCGCCGTTCGCGGTTCATGAACACGGCTCCATCCTGCCGATATGGGAAGGGCCCGTCACTCTGAATCAGCGCAATCGTGTCGACCGCCTCCTGCGGGAGCGATCCAATCGAGCTCGGCGCCGAGGCCGTTGCGGTCGGCTGCGGAGCTGGTGAGTTCTCCGTACCGGCGTACTGCTTGAGGAGCGCGATAGCCACGATGCCGATCAAGATGGCGACCAACATTCGACGGCTCATGAGTCCATCGTTGCTCATTCCCGCTGACCACGGGGCAGGACGCCACCGCGCAGACACGGATGCCATGGCCCGAACTTTGCGGACAAGCATCTAGAATCAACCCCTACGGAACCGCATGGTCCGGGGTCGAGGAGGGCTGGCGTGGTGATGACGGGCGACGAAGCCCTGATCGGTCGCGTCCTCAATGACCGCTACCTGATCGGCAAGCGCATTGCGCGCGGCGGAATGGCAAGCGTGTTCTGGGCGACGGACCAGCGGCTTGACCGACCCGTCGCGATCAAGGTCATGCACCACGGACTTGGCGACGACCGCCAGTTCACGGAGCGCTTCCACCGCGAGGCAAAGTCCGCCGCCAAGCTCAACCACCCCAATGTCGTGTCGGTGTTCGACCAGGGCATGGATGGCGAAGTCACCTACCTCGTCATGGAATACGTGCCTGGCCGCACGCTGCGCGACATCATGCGCGAAGAGTCGCCCATGCCGCCTTACCGCGCGCTTGAGCTGCTCGAGCAAATCCTGATCGCGCTCTCCGCTGCCCATGCCGCGCACATCATCCACCGCGACGTGAAGCCCGAAAACGTACTCATCACGCCAAGTGGTGAGGTCAAGGTCGCCGACTTCGGTCTGGCCCGCGCCGTGAGCGCTGCCACCACCGCTACCGGTGGCACCCTCATCGGCACGGTTTCCTATCTCGCACCCGAGATCGTCGTGAATGAGGGCGCAGACGCCCGTTCGGACGTCTACGCATGCGGCGCGATGCTCTACGAGATGCTGACCGGGGTCAAGCCGCATTCGGGCGAGTCCCCCATTCAGGTCGCCTACAAGCACGTTCACGAAGACATCGGCAATCCGTCTGAGCTGCAGC from the Aeromicrobium panaciterrae genome contains:
- a CDS encoding barstar family protein, encoding MTASYTSLLEGSTSPGLFSWRGDPERDLVGEAETAGWRALHLDTTDVHSVEAFYDEVTTAWGLPSWFGRNLDALFDVLGDLTVTPLVLVWDGLRELSAIDPMQAAAVLDVLRDAAGQATSFAVIVRDDLGVSEFDGLL
- a CDS encoding ribonuclease domain-containing protein; translation: MSRRMLVAILIGIVAIALLKQYAGTENSPAPQPTATASAPSSIGSLPQEAVDTIALIQSDGPFPYRQDGAVFMNRERRLPAHGRGYWREYTVTTPGESDRGARRIVHGEGDEYYYTDDHYGSFERIHPPKLVK